Genomic window (Vigna radiata var. radiata cultivar VC1973A chromosome 1, Vradiata_ver6, whole genome shotgun sequence):
TAACACCTTGGAGAACATCTGCTACATATATATACCAGACACGTCCTTAGTTATATACAATCACCCAAAACTATTTGCTTTACCaaatttgttgaatatatttaatgtatggTACTTCATGTTGATATAATCAATAGTTACAACCTATTTTATTGAACTAAGAAAAGGTACACTTTATTAAATGTTAGTAGGGAAATGAATTTTAGATGATTGgattaaaatgaacaaatttcTGTCATGTGTTGAGTCATGTttccaaaacaaaagaaattgaatattttatatgcgtgtttaattatttaattctaaaGGCTAGACGGCCACCTTTCCAGCCCTAGTGGTAGTGGAGTCCAAATCTTCTCAACAGAATCCAACATTACTTTAAATTAAACccaacattataaataaaaaagcttTTGTGCCAAAAGCCAGGAAACCAAACTTAATCAAATCACCTACTTTTTTGCCATCAGCAGTCTCTATTATCTGAGTTATTGACATGGCAAAGCACTAAAAAAGGATAAACTTGTGCATTATGCATTCAGAAGAACAAACTTTATTACACTATATATAccattgatatatatattaagcATAATATCCGATATAGGAAGGTATGGATGATGTCGATGACTTGTCAACTACGAACAAAAAAAGGTATATAAAATTTCATGGTTGATTTATAACTCAGTTGAACAGACTGAACTAATTTGCTATTATACaaagaaatatttgattatacatatataaaataatcatctGCTCTATATATCATCGAGACATGTGATTGCACAGTAGATTAGTGCCTGATTAATGATTACCAATAATatcaaaaacaacaacataaaaatgtgttttctttGGAGAGATTTATGATCTTTTGTTTAAGTTGATAGATACTGGACAACATTAATTCATGAATAGTTGAGTTAAGTCACGCTAATTGGTCCAAGAAAGAAGGAACCAGGGGTTGATTTAGTTTGCTCCATGGTCTTAGCCTTGCCCTTGGAGACTGAAAGAGTGAGTTCCAGATCAGGAATTGCTGCACTACTATTATTCGATGAAGATTTCATCTGAGGATGAAGCCACATAACAGCTTCATGATCTGCACCTGCTTCATCTTGACAACAATCATCACTGTCTTTCTGCTCACCCGTCTTGGTTTCTTGTGCTTGAAGAAGTGACAAGGTGACATCGTTCTCAATTTCACCTTTGGATTTAGTAGGAGAAACCAAATCACCTGACTTACAGTTAGAGCTGCCACCAACCTgccaaaattaatcaatatcTTTAAACACCAAATTccatcatatatataaaaatgggGTAACTGAGGAATTCATCTATATATATACCAAGTCAAAAAGACTTGAACGTCTCTTTTTCTTGTTCAAGGTTGCAAGCCGAATAAAGTACTTTTGAGCATGGCTTGCAACTTGTGTTGGGGTTCTTGTAGTCACATAGTTTCTAGAGATACCTCTCCAATCACCTTTTCCCAGCTTCTCCAGTCCAACAAGGAATGTTCTGTGCTCTTCTTCTGTCCATGGCACTCCtatattatatgtgtatatacGCACAAAGATGATCATATATACATCAAAGACATGTAATATAAAAAGATGggtgaaagaagaaagaaaaagttaagtAGTTTTTTTGACAAAATCTGATTTTTCTGAGCAAGAATACACGAAAGTCGCTGGTATGGAActttaatgaagaaaatgagtGAGGTAAagtattacaaaaaaaaagataaacatgATGATGGAGGAATAGATCTATAATGTGAATGAATTTGACTGTGATGCATACCTTTCTTCCTGTCTTGTGGTCGAACAATGAGGCCATCGGAATCTGATAGATAGCTAACAGAAGCTTTTTCAGGATGGTCGTCaatagatattcttgatgaagaaaaggaggaagatgaagaggatAATAAGGGCAAGGAATCCATGCTGAAACTTTTCTTCATGGTAAGAGAAGAAGAGTTTGATATGTGTAGTTGAACCCCAAAGAGACGAACTCCTACAAAAGTTGCTCTGAAAGAAGAGCAGGTTCTGGAATTATGACCTATGTTTCCACAATGTGAGCATTTTCTGCCCATTTTCCCCTCTCAGCTGACACCCTCAGAATACCAAACTGGAGCTtcaaagaaagagagagaaaaagagagcaGAAATAACAGACATGTTTGGTGGTATATATGATGATGAATGAGGTGTGGGGTTTGTGAAATTGGAAGCACACCTACAGAAATTAATTGGATGGACATAGTTTAttgttgaaatatatatatatatatatatatatatatatatatatatatatatgcttctgcaataattttgtttgttttattcttttcctcttttataCAGAAAAGAAATCATGAGGATATAGATACCTTATCTTATTTGGTGAGTACTTGTGTTTTAGGGTTGAACACGGCATACGCAGACATCATGTCCCTCGTACACAAAAACACGTGTATTTTTCTAATGCTTTTAACCACTTCAACATCAATGTATTTACAAGATAATCTCATTTACCATTTTAGAAAAGTATAGTTgtacatatttaattaatggtTTATACGTATGAGTAATTAATATCTTATGTATACAATTTTTGTATAAGTTGAAGGGAAAAGACATATCACATCATGCTTTAAAAGCAGCATGCAGATTGCTTTGCAAAGGTACATCTGTCATAATTAAAATCTGAGATTCATAAAGTCCAGCTAATTAAAGATATGTgctaataattttatacaaatgaaataaaaatgatttagttAACGTCTCAGTCTATAATcctcaaaataaattaagaagttTTAATAACTCACCAGACGATcgtattgtaaaaaaaagtatattaaaacaCGATTTACACTTAAATTCATCTTTCCAAAAATGAACACGAATGTTAAATCTCCTGATActtgattaaattatttatgagaAAGTGGTGTTATATCAGGCAGCACCTTGGTAGTGGTTTGtggtattatttattaaataattaagcaTTAGTTGAAGATTGTTTTAGTTATAATTTGTGCAGCAGAAGAAGTAAGAGAGTGATTTGGCATTATGTTAGGAAGGAATCTTGTGTTGCATATGATGTTTCTTATCTGATTCCTGAACTTAGTCATTGACCTATCAAAGTCCTTGAAGAGCACTGtctgcataaaataaatataacagtCACAGTGTTATATATTAAACACGTCTTTTTCTGTGTGCTTCCTTAGGACGTGACGATGCAGATGGCAGAATGAGAAACTAACCAGTATCTTCCAAGAAAAAGCTATTAAACAACGACACATTATAATAATCAATCTtacacttcttttctttttctttatgatGATCGACCAGCTGAATAGATAACAATATTACATCACCAAAATCCAGAAGATAATGTCCAATGTATAAGCACTTTGTTTCTACAGAAATAGCTCAGGCCACTAAATTTTCAACTGTGAGATACATTATAttaagagtatatatatatgagtagCCTTACAACAGCTGAAGGATCATCACAACAGCTGTTTATTATGATGCAACTTTTTAATGGTAATTGATTCCTCATTAATGCTGTGCCCTTCTGATTTTTCTAAGAGGTATCATCTTGAGAACATCCCTGTCCTCAAGTCAAAAGCAacacaaataaagaaaacacaGTCATTACACAGATGAGGAAACTGGGAGCTGTTTTCGACAGTTTTCGACACTTCATTCTGCATGTCAGACACTATAAAATCTTTTACTTGTTCCAATCATTTACCtactttttatcttatttcatcTATCGTTAATCACTCACTACACCTTCACTTACACATAATTGTAcgaatatgaattaaatttaaaattcatttcttataCTTTATATCGTAATGATCATAACTAtgattagaatttattttaataatatattacatatattatttcacAGGTTAATTTTACTTTCGAGATAGAAATATACCTCAACATAAAAAGATATGAATGTAGtaaaagttttcttataaaaatcaatttataatatataaatccTTATTTTACAAGCGATTTTGTAAGATAGTTAGATTAAattccattttttaattatgatttatatgTATACATCCCTCTTGTTTGTTAATATATGAACCAGCAGTTTTGATAttgtttatgatttattttataataattacattaaaaaaccATGAACTTTTGTAAATTCACCTTGTAAAAATTGTTGCAGTTATAATGCATGTCTATTATATTATTAGgtaagaaaaatattgatacagattttttataatattttgataagaaaaaaattgaatgctAAGAAAAAAGAAGGCCCATTTGTTAGCCCAAGAGAGTGAGCCCAGTCGATATGAAGTTACGACAGCATGTTTAGAGGAACTGCAGCAGAAAGCTATGGCGGAAGAACCGAAACCCCCACAACCTTCCGATCCTCCATTACCGTTTGATCCTAGTCGGAGTATCTCTCTCTTTCACTGTTACAGATTCTAAtttctgttttctttgttaTGTCTTCTCGTGCATTGAAATTTTGAGTTTAGGGTTTCGATTTGAAATATCAGGCGTGCATTGATATTTGTGATTGTGGATATATCCTGTAATTGACATTGCAATTGGGAGTTGTGCATTtgattgattataattatttttcgttttttttttttttcaattattgttGAAGTGGTCGGTATCATCAAGAGGAAGGCTTTGATCAAAGACCTAGCAGCGGTATACCATGCCGAATGCCTAGCTTACTGTCAAGAGCTTTTGGAACTTCAAACCAAATGGGAAGAGGTTAAATGCAAACTTGTTTTCGTCtcttttctattatatttctcTGATAAATAATAGAGCCTCGTATACTGTTGGCACTTAAGTAGTATAGATAGATAATGCTCGGTACACTCTCCCTAGACTAGTCACATTACCTCAGTTGAGTCAAATCTTTGTGAAGAAACAGAAACCGAGTTGTGACTGTTAGTTTTGCATTATTCTGAGAATATAGCCCATTTGTAAAAGAGTTCACCTGACAACAGATAGAAGCTTTTGGATTTGACTTAT
Coding sequences:
- the LOC106769840 gene encoding transcription factor MYBS3, with the protein product MGRKCSHCGNIGHNSRTCSSFRATFVGVRLFGVQLHISNSSSLTMKKSFSMDSLPLLSSSSSSFSSSRISIDDHPEKASVSYLSDSDGLIVRPQDRKKGVPWTEEEHRTFLVGLEKLGKGDWRGISRNYVTTRTPTQVASHAQKYFIRLATLNKKKRRSSLFDLVGGSSNCKSGDLVSPTKSKGEIENDVTLSLLQAQETKTGEQKDSDDCCQDEAGADHEAVMWLHPQMKSSSNNSSAAIPDLELTLSVSKGKAKTMEQTKSTPGSFFLGPISVT
- the LOC106769858 gene encoding uncharacterized protein LOC106769858, coding for MAEEPKPPQPSDPPLPFDPSRMVGIIKRKALIKDLAAVYHAECLAYCQELLELQTKWEEPFIDLKTPEESKKETARSSKRAKKLR